The genomic stretch AAGACACATATGAACAGAAAAATCACGCAAGTGACATTTGATTCCAATATTCATTAGTTGAACAGATTGTATCATATAGCCAATGAAGTACTAATagatattaaattcataatcaCAGTTCACAGACACCCATATACACTAATTTAATGGGTGGATTTACTAGGCTAGATATCAAAAACAAATTTACAAGCACAAAAATCTCAAAATTTTGCTATCCGTCAATGCATGCATTGTGGGCAAAGTTTTCCACCATGATTCGCATATAATCTTCAGTCATACACAAGCAGACCGTGAACAAAAGAAAAGATGAAATGTTATGTACATAAAAGAGAAGTGGAAATTAACAATCTCCAAGTTCAACTTCCCCTTAACATCAACAATTAACAAACACACGCACTCTAATTCTCACCATGCCAACTTGAAAGCTTCTTCCAGAACACCATAATACACACGATTACCATGCAACTAATAAATTCCATCACTTCCCaataaatcagaaaaaaatgCACACGCTCTAACGAAAAGGAGCCAATACCTGGATGAAGTATCAATAATGGTGACAGGAACACGTTCCGGGTACAAGTCTACGGGGAGCCTCGTAGGCGGCAGCACCGGTGGTACATTAGTCGGAAAGTTTTCAGCAGCTGCCGTGACAATCAAACTCGATTTTCCCGTCTTTGCGTCTCCGGCAACCACAATTCTGACACCATTCCCCGCCCCATCACCAGCCAGAGCACCTCCCGTCATTTTCAATCACCGCTGCGCGCGAGGAATCGAATCAGATACGAGAATCGGAGATTAAAATACGTTTGTACGTGCACGGAGCTGCTTGTGGTTAATCGAAGAACTTCCCCAAATtcggaagaaaaaaaaactaacagtCGATGATACAAGAGCAAACAGAAAATGCACAgacacacatatataaatatacatataaagaTATATGTATACCTTGCGGAAGGGGAAACCGGAACCTGTGGGTTTAAGCTTGAGCTTAGAACAGAGTTCGGAATCGAGATGGAGAGATGCCGTCTCTAATTTGATCGGACGGTGGAGATGACACCAAATATGAACTGCTAAATTTTAACTTCATAATTAGGCCAAAGCCCAATTGGTTTTATAACAATTTGGGCTGAAATTCATAAGTTCGATGTGCTAAGTTTTTGGCCCAGACAAAATAATGAAAACACAGATTCTTTTAATCCACAATTTATTTACTAAGATTCAATAGGTTACGAAGACATTCAGTAAATTGGACATTATGTAATTATGTTTAGTGTCTcattaattatagtattttgTCAATAACTATATCAAATATGGAAGAATATGCATCCATAGTATCTAAAATTTATGTAGCATCAAATATGccccaaaaccaaaaaaatatattgtgaGAGACCATAATTTAACCCATGTTTAGTAGTATTCATAAAAATGCTACATCAAGTTTTCCGCGTGTGAGGCAGATATTTAGGCTACTAGCTTTATGGTTCATTCGGTACACATAATTGGAACTATAATTCTATGAAATAGAATTTGAAGAATTATAACTCAATTACAAATTCTTTggtagaaaaaaataatattccatctGTCTCCAAATAATATCCACTTTGTGTTCGACActgattttaatgcaaaatgggtaaagtaagaaagaggtagagagaaaaagtaattaaagtattgttagtggaaaatgagtcacacctcattagagtAAAAAGACTTTACAAAATTGGAAAGTACATAgtcttatgggacggactaaaaatgaaagaatgaatattcttgtaggacgggGGAGTATGTACcttgatatgaaattgaatttgaaaaattATGTATTGTGTGCGCAAGTCTATGTGTTGTGCGTCTGGTGTGTGTAAAATGTGTGTCGTATGTGTATAATgaaaattgtaattcaattttaaatctAATTTTTTCATATTACCAAACATTGAATTTGAAACCAAAGCTCCAATTCTAATTTCACATACTCAATTTCATGTTACCAAACGAACCTGAATGAATTTAATCGTCGTTTTGCATAATTTACAGCGCATCATTCATGCATTGAATGTGTGTAATGATTTAAATATATCGAATATTTGGTTCGTCATTTCAAAGATAGTAAACTGAAAAGATAGAGAGCCCGTGCACGGCATTAATATACTACCAATTTCTCCCACGGTGTTTTGCATTTACCTAAAGATTTGAATAATTGGCAAATAAACAGTCAAGCGCATCTAAatctaataaaaataattatagtatcaAACGCATCTAAATCTAATACTATATGGTGATTAGAATAACAggcaaataaaaatatttatagaatcaatcctattcattaaaaaaaggaaacaatACAATTTAAAATGCATTTCATGGCAATCGAAAGTCATTACATATGCAATCAAATAGTCAATGAGACATTACATTGTAGTAACAACACAAATTCTAAAATTGTAAAACAAGCATCGATATCAAAACGATGGAAACTGGATGGTGGGTGCACATTTTCCATGAGGAAAAGTAGGACATGCAATCAAATTAGAGCCCGAAGTATCGACGCATAGATATATCTGGTACAACTGTTTGCTTCCATCTGCATCGGAATTGCACTCGATCCATGGAGCGTAACCTATCGCATTGCTAATTGCACTTTTTATGTCACTCAAGCTGTAAGAACCTCCGTCCGGATTTATCCCTGATAATCAAATAATTAGGTTTCGTAACTTTTTCTCACCGTAACTTAATTTCAAAATTCGATTAGTATTTTTCACTATTAACATAAGGCTAGGAAGGGGAATTACCTGCACTTTGAAGGATTTGAAGGAGATCAAACTTAGATTTGAGGCTTAGAGCGGCTTTGAAGTAGGCGTGTTGGTCCAAATTAGATTCTGAACACGTGCCGTGTTTGTCCCACTCGTGTGACCAGAATGTCGAGCCGCTGTTGCTAGGACAAGCTAATGTAGCCCAATCTTGTTGCATTCGGCTAATTAGATCTGATATCTGCATATTAAATTCAAAGGTTAAGGAGACTGTCTACGTTTTAATGTGAATTTAGAATagcaaaaatatcatatttgaAAACTACCTTGGACTCATCATAAGAATTGTTGGGATCGCAATTTGAAGGGTAAGTGCCGTCTTTGTAATTCGGCCAGAGTCCATGGATGCCAAAATCAGCCGCGGGCTTTCCCGTGGTTGGATAACAACAACTTTTTTTCGTATCACAATACGATCCGGGCCactaaattaaaatcataaCGTTATAATTCAACAACTTTTTAAAAGTATACCATTCACGAATTTGGCTACGATTAATTACCTGCTGAACGAAGTAGAAGAAATCAAAATCTTGAGCTATAGAAAACGCAAAGAGATATTGTAAGAGCAAGAACTTAATAGTAAGAGTCACACTAGCTTTCTCCATTGTGAGATGTGTTAAATTGAATGATAAAATTCAGTCACTTTTATAGGcagatatgaaaatgaaaacgGTCGATGCCGGCAACGAATGTGAACTCTAGAATGACATTATATTGCTTGTATTTGATTGAgaccatttatggaatagaaataaaaataatgtatgTGCATTGGATCATTTATGGCATATTTGTTTAGATTGGGAGTggatatgaattttaattacGGGATCACAATAATTGATAGTGTGAAAATGTGAAAGCAATAAATATTTAGAGACGAACATTTACATTAGAAATAAAACTTAAATGGGATGTTAGTCAATTATTATTTCAATGGCAAGTGTCAATCCAATCAAATTTATGTCCATTTCAATTCCCTTCAATGTAACTTTCTATTTTTCGGCACGTGAAGGTAGTAATAATcatcaaattaataatattgaTTCGAGATTTCCATTATTAACGCACTTTGTGTATTTGGAAAGTCCAACGTTCATTTGTCAACGGTCCGTTTTATATTTATAAGTAATACGAGTAATTCTTTATtgttaaatttatatattcatttgAGATATAGAGTACACATTACTTTTTTGTCTGAAAAATGTATATGCATTTTATTATCTATTTAGAAATCAAGTTGTTAAATCCGTGCACCTCTCATGTAGAATGAATATTTTCACCCATTTTCACTTTTTTAGTAGTATAAAACTCCACTCGTAAGTAACCAAGGTGATGTTAAAAATGTTATTATCGGAAAAGTTGTAATAAGAGTCTTACGCCATTATTCAATATCAtataaacaaagaaaagaacCTTAAGTGTTCGCAAAGCTTTATCACTAAATCGAAAATCAACATCATACTGTACTGATTtagattaaaattaaaataaaatgtaagaagactattaaatttaattcattaaaaaaatattaaaatgatgCACCATCTATCCTAGATTTTTACAAAAGTACTGAATTGTTCTCACGTTCTCAAGATACAAAGAGTTAATACTTgaatctctctctatatataggtTTAAAATTGAAGTGTACATGTCTCTTATTAATGGCGGAGCCACATGGGAACAAGGGGTACCACTATACTCCCAAAACTTATCGCTATAAAGTATTTATATGTAGACATGCCCAAGGtttaccgaaccggcggttaaaacCGAAACCGTGAGAATTTACCTGAACCGAAACCGTTAATTTTtgaaccgtggttcggttcaggttcaaaaatttTCGAACCGAAACTGTATCGGAACCGCGAAAAAACGTCGGAAAACCTTGAAACCAAGCCGGAACCGCAAAAAACCGACGGTTTGGAACTGTAAAAAACAGTCGGAAAACCACCGGTTCGaaaccgaaaccggcggttttggaaccggaaccgtaaccgtaaccgcgaaacaccctcacggttcggttccggtttgacaatttccaaaaccggaaccggctgTTCCAAAcctaaccgccggttccggaaccgtgggcacctctatTTATATGTAGTTCCCATACTTGGTCCAGCGGTAATCACATCTTGTTCTGCAACAAAGGCCCGAGTTCGAATCCTACCAATGTCGCCCTTTGTTCCTTTCCGTattattactttttatttattcaaatcTTGTTTATCCTGTTTAAATATTCTAATAGGGATCTTAAGCATTTTTCGGTACCTTCCTCATTTTAGCtgtttcaaaataatttaatgcaTTTGAAACCAACTCAATTCGCACATGAGTACatttttctttctgtttttcAAATCAGTAAAAGAATTTTTTATATCTTCATTATTTTagctttttaaaaatattctaatgtattttaattcCATATGGTTTCGGCATAAtatataattactttttatctTTCCAATTCTCTTCTAATGCACATCATGATGTTTTtaataatacaaataaaatcataaattttaattgagaaaacaaattaaagaaaataaaaaaattggttaAATTTTGAGACTTCgaataactataattatttatcgtacCCCCAGACAAAAAATCTTGAATCCGTCACAGTCTCTTATACAAGGTATAATGCACTATCCCAAACATGTATTATTGGGAGTATGTATATATTCATAAGGTTTATATAATAAATTGGTGCACTTTATTTTATTACAGCTATAGACGACCAATAGACAATATCATGAGACTTTACAAAGAGAGTTTAATTATACTTGATCATCTACCCATTTATacaatattaattatttgataCCAACATGTTGAACGATGTCTCTAACGGAAACAAAAGTCCCCGTGACGGcaataaaaattccaaaaataagAATGACCAAAATAAACATAAGCTCCAACCCTAATCCTCGAGATGCTTTGTTGATCTTCACATAGCAAAGGCATGGAAATAATATGGATGCACTCACGCTCAGGAACGCTCCAATAAATGCCATCACGTATCCGAAAAAGGGCATGATTAGCGCAATAACAACACTGCACACCACTAAACTCGTTCGAATTAACAAGCTTAATCCATAACTATTATTTTGCACAAACTTCTCTTCGAGAGCAGTTGCGATTGGAGATATAATGATGGCGTATTTCGTAATGGGATTGATAAGCGTTGTGTAGATTGCAATTTTTGTGGCAATGCTTTGTAATGGGAGATTTAAAGTCACTTGTGACATCAAATTTTCTCCATACATTAGGTATCCCATAATAGCCATTGATCCATAGCTTACACTACTAAAAACAAAGCACACCAACAATACCTGAAAAATtcgttggaaaaaaaatattagggTTCAACTAAAATTAGAAGTGAATATATAAGTAGTAAATACCTTAGGAAATTGTGTTTTGTCTTTCATTGAAGTGCAAATAGTAGGGAAAACAGCATGACCACAGTAACAAAATGTGTACAAGCTCACTGCAGTTGGCATTCCATTATACCTCCAAAGAGCTCCCTTTTCATGAAATCCCACATTCTCAAACGCCCCAATCCAAAAAACCGTAGCAACAAGAATCAGAGAGGCAAGAATCCCACCTGCAGAGACATAAGCTAGGAGGGAGAGATCTCTCAGCCACGTCGTGGGCAGCATCACTAGCGCGGTGAGGATGATGAAAATTGGCTTTCCCCCGATGGTCTTCCCCCAAACGCGAACGTTTGTGTAAGGGAAGAGCTTGTGCAAGTTGTCACCTTCCAAGATGAGGAACTCCACTGCGAGGAGGAAGAGCTCAAGGTACATGAAGATGGATATTAGGGCTCTCCCTTTCTTTCCAAACGCATGCTCGCCTATGTCCGGGTAAGTCTTGATGAGACTATTCGAATCCATGCATTTTTTGAGAAGTAAAGCTGTGTAAAAACATATCATTGCTATACCAATAAGTGTTATGAGAGAAAGCCACCCTCCTTGTGATAGTGCATATGGTATCGATAATAGTCCAATACCTAATTAAACAAGAAaagatttatataaataaaatcatatttgaaACCTACgatttatattcatatatatatttaccAGTTAGAGCATTAAGGCCATTGAAGCAAGTAGTGATGAAAGAAGCACCATTTTTTTGTGGTGGATGGTTTTGGGATTCCAATTTCTCAATATTAGGCAACTCCATGTTTTATGACAAGTAAGAAGTTCTACCTTCAATTTTGAAGGAGATGAAcatgtatttatatatattagcaTGTACGCAAATGTTGGTGTTTGTTGTTTCTAACTAATTGTTTTTTCAAGCATTCTTGAAGTTAGATTAGGTCACTTTAAAGCTATGTCTGTTTCAGCTTTACTTTGCAATAAAATTCAGTCATAGTGGATGcaatattctatttttttgtgCTTCCATAAAGATACAATATGCTGCACTTTTTGGAATAAAATTAAGAGGCATGGTTCACAAGGTAATGGGGATGACTAGACTACCAACATAGAGTTTGATAATAAGAGACCGGGGAAGAAAATAATTCAGAAAACGTACCCACATATGTGGAAAGTGATTTATTATTATAAGAAGTGGATTAAATAGTgattttttcatttaaaaataaaaattggtatCTACATACTATTattcatataaaaataagatGAAACTAGCAAAAATAGGAGGGTAACGATACACATGCATTGATACTCTTATCTTTTATTAAGctgtttaaattaattttttaaatggatATCAATCTTGTCTTTAAATGGTTGAATCAGtctaaaatttcaaatcaaattttgttAATATTTAGTAAGAATTTCCTGCTTTTAAATTTCTAATCCTGATGACGATACGTAATTCACAACACAAGTTTGGAAATTGCATGGCACTAAAAATTGTCCATGGAATTAAGAATATTTTCTTTATCAACCTTTTTTAGTATAGACAccttaaaagttaaaaatgaGTGGAATCATAAATATGTAAGACAACTCATGTATCAAGAATCCCACTATATATCAAGTGCATGCATTTCTCTAATCTCCACCACGGTTTTCAAAGTTTCAAGCACTACGAGATTCTTTATCTCAATTTTAACTAAACAGATGTTATGTaaggattatcattattatttttattaacaaATTGAAATGTTCAATCCACATTATTGGCTGATAAACATAGAAAACAGTAAATAAAATTAGACATAATGCATAATAATACGTACTCCGAAATCATACAAATTGATGCATCTCCCGTATGAGTTGATTCTACAACCCGAGCACTGGAGGGCTGAAATAATTTCAAttacaaacaaaaaataatatggGGCACTTGATGGACCTCAAGGGGCTAATGCCCTTGCTAAAGTAATTCTTTTATGCAATTTTCAAATCTCCATCAAATGTAAATTATCTAATTAATCCCAATTTATACtttgaaatatataaaatatagaaaaatagtctttactaatttttttttgtgctCATTATGCGTGACGATACAGTTGTATGtaaaatatctcaacaaatgAGTTAGCGATAGAATcatttgttgagatattttagTGAAAATTATATTCTCAATgccccattaaaaatgaaacgttttctttttttggtttgtcccattaaaaattagACGTTTCCTAATTTGAAAATaacatcatctctactttttcatctcttttactttattcttcctccattaattatattcacaaaacaacactacacaAAGTTCCATgccaaaaattaaatattttatatttaatgggacggagggagtaacctACAAGAAGTAACTAAAAATGCAATTTTAATATTATCTCAATGAAAGGAATAATAGGTAAGTGTTTATAGCTGTGGCCTGTGTGTATTCAACAAAGATTAAATGAACATTGTGCTTTCATTTATGTACTATATTCATAGATATTAATGAAATTACAGGCCAACTGCAGAAAATAATTTGGGGTCTAATACTCCCAGTCTTaggctttggcccaatcatatGAATTAAATCTTATACCCCTCTTAGTTGGGCCTCTTGGCCTAATCATTTATTGGATGTAATCTGAACAGAGAGTGCTAATTCCAATTTTCAAAATGATATAGTAAAATACTAAAATGCAGTAAATAAACAGTTGAGTAAGAATAATGTGTCAAAatatttatagtagtattatcaATTCAAAGCGTAAGACACagtataaataattaatgttaTGGAGTTATTGCATGCAATGGTGATAATTAATAGtgtcataatttttttatgattagTGAGAGTGTGATATATTAGTCGAATTTCAAGTTCAAATCTGTGGAGATAGTATTGATCTCTAAAATCCAGTGATATACGGTAGATAATTTATGAAGAAATTCACCAATAGCAAATGGATACTAAAAAGAGAGAAATATGGAGTGTTAAAGCATCAGCAATGGCAGACGtccacgcggaattcccaccggcgtgcaggaattccgtggcggacgtccgccattgtgcgtcccttccacggatacggaattcagcaaaggaattcgcagttccgcggggttccgcggaattccgcggggaattccgtaAAGACGTTCCCCATTGCGTTGAcgcccgcggaattccgcgttgaatgcattaaatgtttttttttcagttcctatatatacatcccgttgaactttatttcattcgcatcactcgtattaacaagtttctctctctctctaaatttattttatatatccgtaatggccggtagtggtagtggtagtggtggtgatgggcattatgaacacatgatgcggaTGATAcacgcacgtgtgcgggaggccgcAGAGAGGGTGGAACAAGCGGCCTCTGCGCCGGCGGTGCCTCGACCTATCCATCGTCGCACTATAGTGCCCTGGGATCACCTCGCTGCCCATAGgcggttgtacgaggattactttgcgccggagccacggtttggggagaacctattccggcgacggtttaggatgcatcggGCGCTCTTTATGCGTATCGTGGGTGCTTTGGAGAGTCGATACAAGTATTTTAGGGTGCAGGAGGATGCgactggtaaacccggccacacgccgattcagaagtgcactgccgcaattaggcagttggcatacggaggttcggccgacatgttcgacgagtacctccacatctgCGAGACGACTGCGCGGgactgcctgaagtatttttgtcacgGCGTTAgagagatattcggggataggtatcttcggaagcctacccccgaagattgtcaggctctgctggatatgcacgagaatcagcacgggtttccggggatgttaggcagcatagattgtatgcattgggaatggaagaactgcccgctgtctggaaagggatgtacactactagtttcaaggccaagaatcccacgatgatccttgaagcggtagctgactaccagctgtggatttggcatgcctattttggagtagccgggtcgaacaatgacgtcaacgtcctccagtcgtcgccccttttcaacgaccagtgcatgggcgttggttcgaccgtcaacttcgtcgccaacggcaaccagctcaacatgggctattatttggcggatgggatataccctatgtggcccgtctttgtgaagacgatcaggtgcccagcagatgaaaagaagatatattttgcAGGTcgccaggaggcagcgcgcaaggatgtggagcgggcattcggggtgctacaggctcgatgggcggcagtgaagggtcccgCACGACTGTGGTATGTTaacagcatcgccgacatcatgtacgcatgtattatcatgcacaacatgattgccGAAGATGAAGGTCtagcactgactgattggaccaacGATGACGCggatgctgcgggtccaagccacggcgtggccactggCAATGtccgcatggggataccccacgaCGATGTCGATCGAGTTCGTGCATTCGCCGACATGCGCTAAAAACAAGTCCATGTTTGACTCCataacgatattattgaagaagtatggcagcggatgggtcgtcgttgatgtggAGGTGggcattattgaaatgtattttttaatttggtgaaatatacttttctatttttttattaatggaatatttttccctatttgCATCAGGCCGTCTACCGGGCCTATTATGCGAGGTTCCCACCGCCGTCGGACTAGACTAACCTTTGAAATTGTCGAGTTTTACTTGATTCGACATTTGACTGTAATTCCAAAAATCTCAGAGAGCATTGTTTTCATATTTCTTGTTTTAATTACATCAcaatacccttcaagtacttgaggATAGTTTGTGTAAtgcagctcaaagttaagagtatacttcaagtatctcaaaaccctacgcaAAGCTTTCCAATGatccttgcttgggttgctcgtaaatcggctcagcttattcaccgtaAAGTTCTTatttccggaaattgtttaatttgtgaattttttttattgtgggatttcattcgggaattccgcggggaattccgtatgacgtgacagtgcagtgtgaattccgtatgacgtggctggatgtgtttttgggaattccgcggaaAATTCCGCACCCCTGCTTCTATTATTGGACGTGATTTCCTTCGTACGGACTACAAATTTTAAATCGAAAAATATTTAAGAGGAAATTTCGTCGCATTTAAAGAGAAACaggaaaaagataaaaaaaaaaaagaaaaacagtttcAGAATCAACAaagaggagagggagagggctGCAAATTTTCGTTTTGAAGGCCCCTCTCAAAACTCAAACCTTTTTCcccaaaaaaacaaattttcatTTGTGAATCATAGGAATTTTGTTTCTGTTCATCGTTAACACATTCCTATGGTTCACAAAATTCAATTCTTTGATGCGCCGATTGAATGCCCGCACAGTAAGCCCTAGTCCTGAAGAAGAGAACAAAGATATGGATCCGATCAAATTCCAATTCCGGACGGCCCGACCCG from Salvia splendens isolate huo1 chromosome 4, SspV2, whole genome shotgun sequence encodes the following:
- the LOC121800090 gene encoding extracellular ribonuclease LE-like, producing the protein MEKASVTLTIKFLLLQYLFAFSIAQDFDFFYFVQQWPGSYCDTKKSCCYPTTGKPAADFGIHGLWPNYKDGTYPSNCDPNNSYDESKISDLISRMQQDWATLACPSNSGSTFWSHEWDKHGTCSESNLDQHAYFKAALSLKSKFDLLQILQSAGINPDGGSYSLSDIKSAISNAIGYAPWIECNSDADGSKQLYQIYLCVDTSGSNLIACPTFPHGKCAPTIQFPSF
- the LOC121798631 gene encoding amino acid transporter AVT1I-like isoform X3 codes for the protein MELPNIEKLESQNHPPQKNGASFITTCFNGLNALTALLLKKCMDSNSLIKTYPDIGEHAFGKKGRALISIFMYLELFLLAVEFLILEGDNLHKLFPYTNVRVWGKTIGGKPIFIILTALVMLPTTWLRDLSLLAYVSAGGILASLILVATVFWIGAFENVGFHEKGALWRYNGMPTAVSLYTFCYCGHAVFPTICTSMKDKTQFPKVLLVCFVFSSVSYGSMAIMGYLMYGENLMSQVTLNLPLQSIATKIAIYTTLINPITKYAIIISPIATALEEKFVQNNSYGLSLLIRTSLVVCSVVIALIMPFFGYVMAFIGAFLSVSASILFPCLCYVKINKASRGLGLELMFILVILIFGIFIAVTGTFVSVRDIVQHVGIK
- the LOC121798631 gene encoding amino acid transporter AVT1I-like isoform X1, with protein sequence MELPNIEKLESQNHPPQKNGASFITTCFNGLNALTGIGLLSIPYALSQGGWLSLITLIGIAMICFYTALLLKKCMDSNSLIKTYPDIGEHAFGKKGRALISIFMYLELFLLAVEFLILEGDNLHKLFPYTNVRVWGKTIGGKPIFIILTALVMLPTTWLRDLSLLAYVSAGGILASLILVATVFWIGAFENVGFHEKGALWRYNGMPTAVSLYTFCYCGHAVFPTICTSMKDKTQFPKVLLVCFVFSSVSYGSMAIMGYLMYGENLMSQVTLNLPLQSIATKIAIYTTLINPITKYAIIISPIATALEEKFVQNNSYGLSLLIRTSLVVCSVVIALIMPFFGYVMAFIGAFLSVSASILFPCLCYVKINKASRGLGLELMFILVILIFGIFIAVTGTFVSVRDIVQHVGIK
- the LOC121798631 gene encoding amino acid transporter AVT1I-like isoform X2, producing MELPNIEKLESQNHPPQKNGASFITTCFNGLNALTGIGLLSIPYALSQGGWLSLITLIGEHAFGKKGRALISIFMYLELFLLAVEFLILEGDNLHKLFPYTNVRVWGKTIGGKPIFIILTALVMLPTTWLRDLSLLAYVSAGGILASLILVATVFWIGAFENVGFHEKGALWRYNGMPTAVSLYTFCYCGHAVFPTICTSMKDKTQFPKVLLVCFVFSSVSYGSMAIMGYLMYGENLMSQVTLNLPLQSIATKIAIYTTLINPITKYAIIISPIATALEEKFVQNNSYGLSLLIRTSLVVCSVVIALIMPFFGYVMAFIGAFLSVSASILFPCLCYVKINKASRGLGLELMFILVILIFGIFIAVTGTFVSVRDIVQHVGIK